In a genomic window of Methanogenium sp. S4BF:
- a CDS encoding TIR domain-containing protein has translation MDQNMKLRVFISYSHQDNLDDNQNIEAFKRHLAPLKNKGLIEEWYDREIIPGDDFNEKIECNLECANIICLFISAYFLDSPACMAEKKKALELSKKKGVKVIPIILSPCGWKDDSDISMLLALPTDGKPVSTYNDKNEAWQEVYEGLKKLIEIEQKIIQLSISEQFKSFLFDAEMLTKAHSKKESVSIKDIYIDTELEKFDSSKKNTTTINSAELLDNLFTEGKIIIAGEDQSGKTTLCKRMFCDLRRSNFIPVYVSNTETVHPGKIKNIIKKSLHEQYNNFDDTLIDFERIIPIVDDFHHAKGREDHIKFLLNHSYCIIIVDDIFRLNLKDETSTSSFITFKMKELKPSIRVELVKKWLSLSDKYNETDYKDIDRKVELINITLGRNIGKGLVPSYPFFILSTLVTYETFSISLDQDITSQGYCYQAFIFYYLRKKGVKNDEIDIYSNFLGEIASYLYNAKLNELNHHDFSTFMNEYSEKYHLPIDPDILLTNLNDIVSRDSLNNYSFKYPCFYYYFVAKSLSEHIDTPDGMEKIEKIIDNLQTDENAYITVFLIHHSKNIRIFEEIEKISSSLFDKFKPATLTKDEMNFFDGEMHNIVKAALPHANVTPEMERNRILKMEDEIEQSRDTNSREEHISEEDMFVNDFRKAIKTVEVMGCIIRNRAGSLEKVKLQNIFLDGMNVHLRILSFFIDMIKSEIVREEIVEHISKRLSHLDEGKDPNQRLNEENRKKFAERIFWNYNFFMVHGIINKIVHSLGSEKLIEISNYVCDQVESPATVLVKHGILMNYEKNLQIDPLNRRINKHDFSDIAKRSAKMMVVNYCSLNVVTYRDKQRIENILEIPQSKLN, from the coding sequence TTGGATCAAAACATGAAATTAAGGGTCTTTATTAGCTATTCACATCAGGATAATTTAGACGATAATCAAAATATTGAAGCGTTTAAAAGGCATCTTGCTCCTTTAAAAAATAAAGGTCTAATCGAAGAATGGTATGACCGCGAAATTATACCCGGAGATGATTTTAACGAGAAAATTGAGTGCAATTTAGAGTGTGCAAATATTATTTGTCTATTTATATCGGCATATTTTCTCGATTCACCTGCGTGTATGGCTGAAAAAAAGAAAGCATTGGAATTAAGTAAAAAGAAGGGTGTTAAGGTAATTCCGATTATTTTGTCTCCATGTGGATGGAAGGATGATTCTGATATCTCAATGTTACTGGCTCTGCCCACCGATGGAAAACCAGTTTCTACATATAATGATAAAAATGAAGCATGGCAAGAAGTTTATGAGGGTTTGAAAAAATTAATTGAAATTGAACAAAAAATAATACAATTATCAATTAGTGAGCAATTTAAATCCTTCTTGTTTGATGCTGAAATGTTAACAAAAGCACACTCAAAAAAAGAGAGTGTGTCGATAAAAGACATCTATATAGATACCGAGTTGGAAAAATTTGATAGTTCTAAAAAAAATACAACCACGATAAATTCTGCTGAATTATTAGACAATCTCTTTACAGAAGGGAAAATCATCATTGCTGGAGAAGATCAATCTGGTAAAACAACTCTTTGCAAGAGGATGTTTTGCGATTTGCGAAGATCAAATTTCATACCAGTATATGTATCAAATACAGAGACCGTTCATCCAGGCAAGATAAAAAATATTATTAAAAAATCACTTCATGAACAATATAACAATTTTGACGACACGCTGATAGATTTTGAACGAATTATCCCTATTGTCGATGATTTCCATCATGCCAAAGGTAGAGAAGATCACATAAAATTTCTGCTCAATCATTCTTATTGCATAATTATTGTTGACGATATTTTTCGTTTGAATTTAAAGGACGAAACGTCCACTTCATCATTCATAACATTTAAAATGAAAGAACTTAAGCCCTCAATAAGAGTCGAATTAGTTAAAAAATGGCTATCTTTAAGCGATAAATATAATGAAACAGACTATAAGGATATTGATAGAAAAGTTGAATTGATAAACATTACTTTGGGAAGAAATATTGGTAAGGGGTTGGTTCCATCATATCCTTTTTTCATATTATCTACTTTGGTTACATATGAAACATTTTCCATATCACTCGATCAGGATATCACTTCTCAGGGATATTGCTATCAGGCATTTATATTCTATTACTTAAGAAAAAAAGGTGTGAAGAATGATGAGATTGACATTTACTCAAACTTTTTAGGAGAAATCGCTTCTTATTTGTATAATGCAAAACTAAATGAATTGAATCATCATGACTTTTCCACTTTTATGAATGAATATTCAGAAAAATATCACCTTCCAATTGACCCCGATATCCTTCTTACCAATTTAAACGACATCGTTTCAAGAGATAGTTTGAATAATTATTCATTTAAATATCCCTGTTTTTATTATTATTTTGTTGCCAAATCTCTCTCTGAACATATAGACACACCCGATGGAATGGAAAAGATTGAAAAAATAATAGATAATCTTCAGACAGATGAAAATGCATATATCACAGTTTTTTTGATTCATCATTCAAAAAATATCCGCATTTTTGAAGAAATCGAAAAGATTTCATCATCTCTATTTGACAAATTCAAACCAGCAACGTTGACAAAAGATGAAATGAATTTTTTTGATGGAGAAATGCACAACATCGTAAAAGCAGCATTGCCACATGCCAATGTAACACCTGAAATGGAAAGAAATCGTATATTAAAAATGGAAGACGAGATAGAACAATCTCGCGATACCAATTCAAGGGAAGAGCATATTAGTGAAGAAGATATGTTCGTTAACGATTTCAGAAAGGCAATAAAAACTGTTGAAGTCATGGGATGTATTATTCGAAACCGTGCCGGTTCATTAGAAAAAGTCAAGCTTCAGAACATTTTTTTGGATGGAATGAATGTTCATTTACGTATATTATCATTTTTCATTGACATGATAAAAAGTGAAATTGTACGAGAAGAAATAGTCGAGCACATATCTAAAAGATTGAGTCATCTAGATGAGGGGAAAGATCCCAATCAAAGATTAAACGAAGAAAACAGAAAGAAATTTGCAGAAAGAATATTCTGGAATTACAACTTCTTCATGGTTCATGGTATTATAAACAAGATAGTCCATTCATTGGGTTCTGAAAAATTAATTGAAATATCCAATTACGTTTGTGATCAGGTTGAAAGTCCAGCAACCGTCCTAGTTAAGCATGGCATATTAATGAATTATGAAAAAAACCTGCAGATTGACCCCCTCAATCGAAGAATAAATAAGCATGATTTTTCTGACATTGCAAAGAGATCTGCAAAAATGATGGTAGTAAATTATTGCTCATTAAATGTGGTGACTTATCGAGACAAACAGCGAATAGAAAATATATTAGAAATTCCTCAATCCAAACTGAACTGA
- a CDS encoding metal-dependent hydrolase, with protein MRGQQHIQISLSTGLVLVAPFLLLNPTASVLFLVGVFLGSLLPDSDASDRTAKHGDSVLFAFDKINEIFIYPLLLRIFHENKRHRGILHTVAGVAVFSLILTAITGIAFFILNIQFNFWFIGIGLFIGGILHLMEDCCTRSGVIPMYPKYHTAFKGEISTFNRKEKRPDQFASYLAVLFVGLVTVQLFYDVALPSMTVLALIAIILSWLGFFGICRVKKITK; from the coding sequence ATGAGAGGCCAACAACACATCCAGATCAGTCTCTCAACAGGTCTCGTCCTTGTGGCACCGTTCCTGTTACTGAATCCAACAGCCTCTGTCCTGTTTCTCGTGGGGGTCTTCCTTGGCTCGCTTCTGCCGGATTCCGATGCATCCGATCGGACCGCAAAACACGGAGACTCGGTTTTATTTGCCTTTGACAAGATCAATGAAATTTTCATCTATCCCCTTCTCTTACGGATATTTCACGAAAACAAAAGGCACCGGGGCATATTGCATACCGTTGCTGGAGTAGCCGTATTTTCACTAATCCTCACCGCGATAACGGGAATCGCATTTTTTATTCTTAATATTCAGTTTAATTTCTGGTTCATTGGCATCGGCTTATTTATCGGCGGCATTCTGCATCTGATGGAAGACTGCTGTACACGCTCCGGTGTGATTCCGATGTATCCGAAATATCATACAGCATTCAAGGGAGAGATTTCAACATTCAACCGAAAAGAAAAGAGACCTGACCAGTTTGCCTCATATTTGGCAGTGCTGTTTGTGGGATTGGTGACTGTCCAGTTGTTCTATGATGTTGCTCTCCCGAGCATGACCGTCTTGGCACTCATTGCAATAATACTTTCCTGGCTTGGATTTTTTGGTATCTGCAGAGTGAAGAAAATCACCAAATAG
- a CDS encoding serine/threonine-protein kinase: protein MEKKIGEGAYAYVYEAKRLADGLPFAIKQLSIIDDDSVHRFKREVAIQSSLKHDNIVKIIDHSVDNDPFQFVMPLAECNLKAFLERYGSSESNIWIFFQIAEGLKYAHNMGIIHRDLKPENILYIYDHLRDKYQFAICDFGLGRNITTESQNITVKGDLIGTYEYMSPEQYQNPQSVNHLSDIYSLGKLLYEILTGEIPYPDINYDKIPPKFRYIIQKACNSNPKDRYQSVEEIISDVELVTSNTKEFQKVELLAIEDIEDLIANNDNSRENIERLITLITENQGNMKLLFQTFPNIPNQKLTLIINNHKEAFLGILKIYDKAVSGSQNFEYCDTVANFYNKIYHMTQSFDIRQIILRRLPSLAYENNRFYVGKVFAQIVQQTTDISEILLIKEVLESNRHLANWIKGYFDMSKIPKIIRDIYS from the coding sequence ATTGAAAAAAAAATTGGCGAAGGGGCTTATGCCTATGTTTACGAAGCAAAAAGATTAGCTGATGGCCTGCCTTTTGCGATAAAACAACTTTCAATAATTGATGATGACTCAGTTCATAGATTTAAAAGAGAAGTAGCTATCCAATCAAGTCTCAAACATGACAATATAGTCAAAATTATTGATCACTCAGTGGATAATGATCCATTTCAATTTGTAATGCCCCTTGCAGAATGCAACTTGAAAGCATTTTTGGAAAGATATGGGTCATCTGAAAGCAATATTTGGATTTTTTTTCAAATTGCTGAGGGTCTGAAATATGCTCACAACATGGGAATAATCCATCGCGATTTAAAACCGGAAAACATTCTTTATATTTACGATCATTTGAGAGACAAGTATCAATTCGCGATATGTGATTTTGGATTAGGTCGCAATATAACAACAGAATCACAGAATATTACGGTAAAAGGCGATCTTATAGGTACATATGAATACATGTCACCAGAACAATATCAAAATCCCCAATCTGTAAACCATTTATCGGACATTTATTCCCTAGGAAAATTGTTATACGAAATTCTGACAGGTGAAATACCATATCCGGATATTAATTATGACAAAATTCCCCCAAAATTTAGATACATTATCCAAAAAGCTTGTAACAGTAATCCAAAAGATAGATACCAAAGCGTTGAAGAAATAATTTCTGATGTTGAGCTTGTAACAAGCAATACTAAAGAATTCCAGAAAGTCGAACTTTTAGCAATAGAGGATATTGAAGATCTAATTGCAAATAATGATAATAGCAGAGAAAATATTGAAAGACTAATTACTCTTATTACAGAAAATCAAGGTAATATGAAGTTACTTTTCCAAACCTTTCCCAATATACCAAACCAGAAATTAACCCTTATAATAAATAACCACAAGGAGGCTTTTCTTGGGATTTTAAAGATATATGACAAGGCGGTTAGTGGTTCCCAGAATTTTGAGTATTGCGACACCGTTGCTAATTTTTATAATAAGATATATCACATGACACAGTCTTTTGACATTAGGCAAATTATTTTGAGAAGATTGCCTTCATTAGCCTACGAAAATAACCGATTTTATGTGGGAAAAGTTTTTGCACAAATAGTCCAGCAAACTACCGATATATCAGAAATACTTCTTATTAAGGAAGTCTTAGAATCAAATCGACACTTAGCTAACTGGATTAAAGGCTATTTTGACATGAGTAAAATCCCGAAAATAATTAGAGATATTTACTCATAA
- a CDS encoding V-type ATP synthase subunit D, with amino-acid sequence MALKDVKPTRSELINLKKKVKLSERGYNILKMKRDGLILEFFKVLEEAKGSRDAVGEKYDHARQMIALANTVEGAIGVKAAAMSVREKPQLTLKQKNIMGVVVPEIEATKVKKNLAERGYGVLGTSAVIDETASAFEELVDEIIRAAEIETTMKRLLNEIESTKRRVNALEFKVIPELKEASAFIKMRLDEMERDELVRLKKIKAKSKA; translated from the coding sequence ATGGCGCTGAAAGATGTGAAGCCAACCCGTTCCGAGCTTATCAACCTGAAGAAGAAGGTCAAGCTCTCGGAGCGTGGCTACAACATTCTTAAAATGAAGCGCGACGGGCTGATCCTTGAGTTCTTCAAGGTTTTGGAGGAGGCGAAGGGCAGCCGGGACGCAGTCGGCGAAAAGTACGACCATGCCCGGCAGATGATCGCCCTTGCAAACACCGTGGAGGGGGCAATCGGGGTCAAAGCGGCGGCAATGTCTGTCCGCGAGAAACCCCAGCTCACCTTAAAGCAGAAGAACATCATGGGCGTTGTCGTCCCTGAGATCGAAGCGACCAAGGTCAAAAAGAACCTTGCCGAGCGCGGCTATGGCGTGCTCGGCACCTCTGCGGTCATTGATGAGACCGCGAGCGCCTTTGAGGAACTGGTCGATGAGATCATCCGGGCCGCTGAGATCGAGACGACGATGAAGCGTCTCTTAAACGAGATCGAGAGCACGAAACGCCGTGTCAACGCACTTGAGTTCAAGGTTATCCCGGAGCTCAAGGAGGCCTCAGCATTCATTAAAATGCGGCTTGACGAAATGGAACGGGACGAACTCGTTCGCCTTAAGAAGATTAAGGCGAAGAGTAAGGCCTGA
- a CDS encoding V-type ATP synthase subunit B produces the protein MKEYRTINKIAGPLVFVEKTEPVGYEELVNIVLSDGTVKRGQVLDTSDDFVVVQVFESTAGIGRDSGVRFTGETIKMPVGRDMLGRILSGAGKPKDGGPEIIPEKRLDIGGAAINPYARQSPADFIQTGISTIDATNTLVRGQKLPIFSGSGLPHNEIALQIARQARVPGSTEEFAVVFAAMGITKEEENQFMADFERTGALEHAVVFLNLADDPAVERIITPRLALTTAEYLAFELGYHVLVILTDMTNYCEALRQIGAAREEVPGRRGYPGYMYTDLASLYERAGLIKGEKGSVTQLSILTMPGDDITHPIPDLSGYITEGQIVVNRELHRKGIYPPINVLPSLSRLMNAGIGEGKTRDDHKKVSDQMYAGYAEGNDLRGLVAIVGKDALSERDQRLLEFADLFEGKFVRQGHDENRTIEDSLDLGWELLATLPEELLVRIDRGLIQKYHPKYRKQGA, from the coding sequence ATGAAAGAATACCGCACGATCAACAAGATCGCAGGCCCGCTCGTCTTTGTCGAAAAGACCGAGCCGGTCGGGTACGAAGAGCTCGTGAACATCGTCCTGTCAGATGGTACGGTGAAGCGTGGTCAGGTGCTCGATACGTCTGACGATTTCGTGGTTGTTCAGGTCTTCGAGTCAACTGCCGGTATCGGCAGGGACTCTGGTGTCCGCTTCACCGGCGAGACCATCAAGATGCCTGTGGGCCGTGATATGCTCGGACGTATCCTGTCCGGTGCAGGCAAGCCAAAGGACGGCGGCCCGGAGATTATTCCGGAGAAGCGCCTCGACATCGGCGGTGCGGCAATTAACCCGTACGCACGCCAGTCACCGGCGGATTTCATCCAGACCGGTATCTCAACGATTGACGCGACAAACACGCTTGTGCGTGGCCAGAAACTCCCGATCTTCTCGGGATCCGGTCTGCCCCACAACGAGATTGCGCTCCAGATCGCCCGTCAGGCACGTGTGCCCGGCTCCACTGAGGAGTTTGCGGTGGTCTTCGCTGCAATGGGTATCACCAAGGAAGAAGAGAACCAGTTCATGGCCGACTTCGAGCGCACCGGTGCTCTCGAACACGCTGTGGTGTTCCTGAACCTTGCAGATGACCCGGCAGTCGAGCGTATCATCACCCCGCGTCTGGCACTGACAACCGCAGAGTACCTGGCATTCGAGCTGGGCTACCATGTGCTTGTTATCCTCACCGATATGACCAATTATTGTGAGGCTCTCCGTCAGATCGGAGCGGCCCGTGAGGAAGTGCCCGGCCGTCGTGGATATCCGGGATACATGTACACTGACCTTGCATCGCTCTACGAGCGTGCCGGTCTGATCAAAGGCGAGAAGGGATCCGTGACCCAGCTGTCCATCCTGACGATGCCCGGTGACGATATCACACACCCGATTCCTGACCTGTCCGGTTACATTACCGAAGGCCAGATTGTGGTTAACCGTGAACTGCACCGCAAGGGTATCTACCCGCCCATCAACGTTCTTCCGTCCCTTTCACGACTGATGAACGCCGGTATCGGCGAGGGCAAGACCCGTGACGACCACAAGAAGGTCTCTGACCAGATGTATGCAGGCTATGCGGAAGGAAACGATCTGCGTGGACTTGTCGCAATTGTCGGTAAGGACGCACTTTCCGAGCGTGACCAGCGGCTTTTGGAGTTCGCTGATCTCTTTGAGGGCAAGTTTGTCCGCCAGGGACACGACGAGAACCGGACGATTGAGGACTCCCTCGACCTCGGCTGGGAACTTCTCGCGACACTCCCCGAAGAGCTTCTGGTCCGTATCGACCGTGGTCTGATACAGAAATACCACCCGAAGTACCGCAAGCAGGGGGCATAA
- a CDS encoding ATP synthase subunit A, translated as MEVKGNSKGILKRISGPVVTAVGLEAHMYDVVQVGDEELMGEVIRIEGDKTIIQVYENTSGIRPGEPVANTGLSLAVELGPGLLTSIYDGIQRPLEVLVDKMGNFIERGVSAPGLSHEKLWDFVPTVKKGDSVGPGAVIGEVQETNILTKIMVPPNFKGGVVTEIKSGEYTIDEVVCTLDNGEAIKMMQVWPVRVPRPVTEKKNPDIPLVTGQRILDGLFPIAKGGTAAIPGPFGSGKTVTQQALAKWSDAQIVVYIGCGERGNEMTEVLTEFPELEDPKSGKPLMERTVLIANTSNMPVAAREASVYTGITIAEYFRDMGFDVSLMADSTSRWAEAMREISSRLEEMPGEEGYPAYLAARLSEFYERAGRVETLNHDSGSVTVIGAVSPPGGDFSEPVTQNTLRIVKCFWALDAKLSQRRHFPAINWLNSYSLYLDTLSGWYDVNVSPEWNGLRVWAMEVLQKEAELQEIVQLVGSDALPDEEQVTIEVARMLREIFLQQNAFDPVDTYCSTEKQYDIMKSIKIYADLAYGAQRIGVPPAKVITIAAKNDLPQVKFMKEYKDEIARINKAMETEVGKLKEAYQR; from the coding sequence GTGGAAGTGAAAGGAAATTCGAAAGGAATACTTAAGCGCATCTCCGGTCCGGTTGTTACCGCAGTCGGTCTTGAGGCACACATGTATGATGTGGTGCAGGTCGGAGATGAGGAGCTTATGGGCGAGGTCATCAGGATTGAGGGAGATAAAACCATCATCCAGGTCTACGAGAACACCTCTGGTATCAGACCAGGTGAACCCGTTGCCAACACCGGCCTCTCTCTTGCTGTTGAGCTCGGACCGGGCCTCCTGACAAGTATTTATGATGGTATCCAGCGGCCGCTGGAGGTTCTTGTTGACAAGATGGGCAACTTCATTGAGCGTGGTGTCAGTGCACCTGGTCTCTCACATGAGAAGCTCTGGGACTTTGTCCCGACCGTCAAGAAGGGCGACTCCGTCGGCCCCGGCGCTGTCATCGGTGAAGTGCAGGAGACGAACATTCTCACGAAGATCATGGTGCCCCCCAATTTCAAGGGCGGCGTGGTCACTGAGATTAAGTCCGGTGAATACACCATTGACGAAGTGGTCTGTACCCTCGACAATGGCGAAGCGATTAAGATGATGCAGGTCTGGCCTGTGCGTGTCCCGCGTCCGGTGACGGAAAAGAAGAACCCGGACATTCCGCTGGTCACCGGTCAGCGTATCCTCGACGGTCTCTTCCCCATTGCAAAGGGCGGTACCGCTGCCATTCCGGGTCCGTTTGGATCAGGAAAGACAGTTACCCAGCAGGCACTTGCAAAGTGGTCTGATGCACAGATTGTCGTCTACATCGGCTGCGGTGAGCGTGGCAATGAGATGACGGAAGTCCTGACCGAGTTCCCTGAACTCGAGGACCCGAAGTCCGGAAAGCCCCTGATGGAGCGGACCGTGCTTATCGCAAACACCTCCAACATGCCGGTCGCTGCCCGTGAGGCCAGTGTTTACACCGGTATCACAATAGCAGAGTACTTCCGTGACATGGGCTTCGATGTCTCCCTGATGGCAGACTCGACCTCCCGCTGGGCAGAAGCAATGCGTGAGATTTCCTCACGTCTTGAAGAGATGCCTGGTGAAGAGGGATATCCGGCATACCTTGCCGCCCGTCTCTCCGAGTTCTATGAGCGTGCCGGCCGTGTCGAGACCCTGAACCATGATTCAGGCTCAGTTACGGTTATCGGTGCGGTTTCACCGCCCGGCGGTGACTTCTCAGAACCGGTCACACAGAACACCCTGCGTATTGTGAAGTGTTTCTGGGCACTGGACGCAAAGCTGTCCCAGCGCCGTCACTTCCCTGCCATTAACTGGCTGAACTCATACTCACTCTACCTGGACACCCTGTCCGGATGGTATGACGTGAATGTGTCACCGGAATGGAACGGTCTGCGTGTCTGGGCGATGGAAGTCCTCCAGAAGGAAGCAGAACTGCAGGAGATTGTGCAGCTCGTCGGTTCAGACGCACTGCCTGATGAAGAGCAGGTCACCATTGAAGTAGCCCGTATGCTTCGTGAGATCTTCCTTCAGCAGAATGCGTTCGACCCTGTTGACACCTACTGTTCGACAGAGAAGCAGTACGACATCATGAAGTCCATTAAGATCTACGCAGATCTTGCATACGGCGCCCAGAGAATTGGCGTGCCGCCCGCAAAGGTCATCACGATCGCTGCGAAGAACGACCTTCCGCAGGTGAAGTTCATGAAGGAGTACAAGGACGAGATTGCCCGCATCAACAAGGCAATGGAAACCGAAGTCGGCAAACTCAAGGAGGCATACCAGAGATGA
- a CDS encoding V-type ATP synthase subunit F, which translates to MEIAVVGNSDFILGFRLAGVEKTVAAEDDASLTDAVTRLMADETVAILVIRGSDMGRLPERLQAELGESVRPTVVSIGGEVGGLSMREKIKRAVGVDLWK; encoded by the coding sequence ATGGAGATAGCAGTAGTCGGAAACAGCGACTTTATTCTCGGGTTCAGGCTTGCGGGTGTCGAAAAGACCGTGGCCGCCGAGGATGACGCTTCACTCACGGATGCCGTGACCAGGCTGATGGCGGATGAGACGGTGGCAATACTGGTCATTCGCGGCAGCGACATGGGCCGTCTCCCCGAGCGTCTGCAGGCAGAGCTTGGCGAGTCTGTCCGGCCGACCGTCGTTTCAATCGGCGGAGAGGTTGGCGGGTTATCAATGCGTGAGAAAATTAAGAGAGCAGTGGGTGTTGATTTGTGGAAGTGA
- a CDS encoding V-type ATP synthase subunit C, producing the protein MSSVSTTGPAPYIYSSTRMRVRKSKLIGHDEYMRMLNMSLPEITRAIEETEYKAEIDELASSFSGLDLIEVALSWNLAKEFQNVLGIMPGVVRKFTASYQQHWDIYNVLTILRGKTQKVRAGKIKEVLIPAGSLDRVFLDRLLAEDSPERIVEGLSSWSLYPVLEREFPAAMEKGTFGDLENELFKAYYRYVFKQTASGVRGGKPFRDYLRLEIDLMNIRTVIRLYKGGVREDVRNLMVEGGSFSLDELVRLASSESIEEILEGIKKRYPAGPIGELMDAADKSMPLHEMENALTRVMLDQMDRISKRYPFSICPTLVYLKRKRYEVANLRAIARGKESGLPGEKIAEFLVV; encoded by the coding sequence ATGAGTTCAGTTAGCACAACTGGCCCTGCTCCCTACATCTACTCGAGCACCCGCATGCGTGTTCGGAAGTCCAAACTGATCGGTCACGACGAATATATGCGGATGCTCAATATGAGCCTGCCCGAAATTACCCGGGCTATCGAGGAGACGGAGTATAAGGCAGAGATCGATGAGCTTGCCTCATCGTTCTCGGGTCTTGACCTCATTGAGGTCGCTCTCTCCTGGAATCTCGCAAAAGAGTTCCAGAATGTCCTCGGTATCATGCCCGGTGTGGTCAGGAAATTCACGGCAAGCTACCAGCAGCACTGGGATATCTATAATGTCCTCACGATTCTTCGCGGCAAGACCCAGAAGGTCCGTGCCGGGAAGATTAAAGAGGTCCTTATCCCGGCAGGCAGCCTTGACCGTGTCTTCCTTGACCGCCTCCTCGCAGAAGATTCTCCCGAGCGTATCGTGGAGGGGCTCTCTTCATGGTCCCTCTATCCGGTGCTCGAGCGGGAATTTCCTGCTGCAATGGAGAAGGGCACATTCGGCGATCTTGAAAATGAGCTCTTCAAGGCATACTACCGCTATGTGTTCAAGCAGACCGCAAGCGGTGTCCGGGGCGGCAAGCCGTTCCGCGACTACCTGAGGCTTGAGATCGACCTCATGAACATCAGGACCGTGATCCGCCTCTACAAGGGCGGTGTCCGGGAGGATGTCCGTAATCTGATGGTCGAAGGCGGCAGTTTCTCTCTGGATGAACTGGTGCGCCTGGCCTCATCAGAGAGCATAGAGGAGATTCTTGAAGGGATCAAGAAGCGGTATCCTGCAGGCCCCATCGGTGAGCTGATGGATGCGGCTGACAAGAGCATGCCGCTGCATGAGATGGAGAATGCACTCACGAGGGTGATGCTCGACCAGATGGACCGCATATCCAAGAGATATCCGTTCTCCATCTGCCCGACACTTGTCTACCTGAAGCGCAAGCGGTACGAGGTGGCAAACCTCCGGGCGATTGCCCGTGGCAAGGAATCCGGGCTTCCCGGAGAGAAGATTGCCGAGTTCCTGGTGGTGTGA
- a CDS encoding V-type ATP synthase subunit E family protein → MALDAVVGEIRDKGIRESEAIKSEAKKEVDAILAEAQEKVIAIKMAAEEEANRQEGYIIAQEVAAANLTVKRGILNAQKDVLDEVYNRVVADIAALPDEFHKKAIRELCKTAAKELGEGVFYCNERDVRAVEDALSSLKTLSGFSLAGTKDITGGIIAESADGALQLDYSYSTYVSEVWESGLKDASDILFG, encoded by the coding sequence ATGGCATTGGATGCTGTAGTCGGTGAGATCAGGGACAAGGGCATCAGGGAGTCTGAGGCGATAAAGAGCGAAGCCAAGAAAGAGGTTGACGCAATTCTTGCAGAGGCGCAGGAGAAGGTCATCGCAATCAAGATGGCAGCAGAGGAGGAGGCAAACCGCCAGGAGGGCTATATCATCGCCCAGGAGGTTGCCGCCGCCAATCTGACCGTCAAGCGTGGCATTCTCAATGCACAGAAGGATGTTCTCGATGAGGTTTACAACCGCGTTGTCGCAGATATTGCGGCACTGCCGGACGAATTCCACAAAAAGGCCATCCGTGAACTCTGCAAGACAGCGGCAAAAGAGCTTGGTGAAGGTGTCTTCTACTGCAACGAACGGGACGTCCGTGCAGTCGAGGATGCGCTTTCGAGCCTGAAGACCCTGTCCGGATTCTCACTGGCAGGAACAAAAGACATCACCGGCGGTATCATCGCAGAGAGTGCTGACGGAGCGCTGCAGCTTGATTACAGCTACTCCACCTACGTCTCTGAGGTATGGGAATCCGGTTTAAAGGATGCATCTGATATCCTGTTCGGGTAG